The following DNA comes from Acidobacteriota bacterium.
CACGTTTCCAGCCGCCGTGTCGTTGCGCAGCAGCCGCGGCGCCCCGCCGTTGGCGGTGATCACCACGTCGAGATCGCCGTCGCCGTCCGCGTCCGCGTAGGCCGCCCCGCGCCCGACGAGCGGCGCGTCGAACCCCTCGCCGGCTCCCGTCACTTCCTCGAAGCGGCCGCCGCCGAGGTTGCGGAACAGTTGCGGGCGCTGCGCGTGACTCACCCGCGTCTGGACCCGGCCGACGTCGTCCGCCACATGGCCGTTCGCGGCGAGGATGTCCAGGCGGCCGTCGAGGTCGACGTCGAAGAAGAAGCAACCGAACGTCAGCGTCAGCAGCGTCGCCCGGCCGAGCGGCGAACGGGGCGCGTCGTCGATGAACAGCCCGTTGCCCTCGTTGTGGTACAGGGCCAGCATCTCGTTCGAGAAGTTGCCGATCACCAGGCCGGGCAGCCCCGAGTCGTCGTAGTCGGCGGCGTCGGCCCCCATGCCGGCCCGCGCCACCCCGGTCTCGCTGAAGGCCACCGCGGCAGTGACCGCAATGTCCTCGAACGTGCCGTCGCCCCGGTTGCGGAACAACTGGTTCGGCTGCGTGTCGTTGGCCACGAACAGGTCCATCCAACCGTCCGCGTCCGAATCGAACATCACCACGCCCAACGCCTTGGCCGACGGCGCCGCCACCCCCGCGGCCGCCGTCACGTCCTCGAAGGTCCCGTCGCCCCGGTTGCGGTACAGCGTGGCGCTCTGCCCCGCGTACGACTCCGGGGTGCAGTAGGACTTGGTCTCGCCGTCGAGGGTGCAGAACAGGTCGGTCTCCGCCGTCCACTCGACGTAGTTCGCCACGAACAGGTCGAGGTGCCCGTCGCCGTCGTAGTCGAGCCAGAGAGCGCTGGTCGAGAACCCCGGATCGCCAACGCCGGCCGCGGCAGTAACGTCCGTGAACGTGCCGTCCCCGCTTCCTCTGTAGAGCCGATTGGGGCCGAGCGCGGCCAGGTACAGGTCGACGTGCCCGTCGTTGTCGTAGTCGGCCGCGGCCCCGCCGATGCCGTAGATCGGGGAATCGAGTCCGGACCCGCGGGTGACGTCGGTGAAGGACCAGCCGCCGTCGTTGCGGTACAGCGCCGGCGGCGTGCCGTCGCCCCGTCCCGGCCAGTCGGTCGAATTGATCAGCAGCAGGTCCTGCCGCTCATCGCCGTCGGCATCCAGCCAGACGGCGCCCGCACCGAGCGTCTCCGGCAGGTACTTCTCGCCGAACGCCCCGGTGTTGTGGGTGAACCGGATGCCGGCCTCCGCGGTGACGTCGGTGAAGACGATTGGTGCTACCCGCGCGTCGGCCGCGGTCTCGGCCCGCGGCGTGTCGGGTCCGGATGCGGCGTCGGGAGACTCTTCCCCGGCCGGCCCGCCGCAGCCAGCCGCGGCGGCCAGCACGATGGCGACGGCGCCGAACGCGGCGCGGAACACGGGGCGCGGCGGCAGCGTGCGAATCATCGTGCCGGGTCCGCTCGCTTCCATCAGTACGCCGGCCGGGCCGGCGCGCCGTGCTCGTGAATCGCCTGCCGCTCGTTGTTGTCCTCCGGCGAGGCGCGCCGGAAGGGACCGGTGATGGCCTGGGCCGCCTCGTCCGCCTTGAAGCGCTCGTACAGCGCCCGCTCGCGGGCCGCCTCCTCGGGACGCCCCGCCCCCTGATGGCTCAGCATCAGGTTGTAGTGCGCCTGCAGGTCCTCCGGATCGATGCGCAGCACCTCTTCGAGGACGGCAACCGCGTCGTCGAAGCGCCGTTCCAGGAAGTGGATGCGGCCGATCTGGTTCAGCACTACGCGGTCGCGCGGGTACTGCGCCCGCGCCGCCTCGAACTCGGCCAGCGCCTCGTCGTAGCGCCCCAGCGCGCGCAGTGCTGTACCGAGGAAATAGTGCGCGCGCGCAAGCCCGGGCGACAGTTCCAGCGCCCGTTCAAGCAGCGGAACGGCGGTCTCGACGTCGCCCTCCTGCAGGCGCGCGCGGGCCACGTTGACCGGTCCGTCCGGATACTCCGGCTCGATCTCCATCACCGTCCGGAAGGCCGCCTCCGCACCGCGCAGGTCGCCCTGCAACAGCAGACCGATGCCGTAGTCGTTCCACCGCTCGCGCAGCGACGGCGCCTCGACGCGCGGGACCTCCGGCAGCGCGACGTCGGCTTCGATCACCTCGAGCGACGCCTCCGCCTCGGCCATCACCGTCGTCGGAATGTCCGGAATCGCCTTGATGCCTCCGGAAACGTCGCTGGTGTCGCCGGTGAAGCGCCACTCCGCGTCGTCGTAGTCGGCGGTCGCGGGCGCCGCCTTCGCATCGCGCACCCCGGCGAACGCCCACTGCGTGTTCCACCACGCGAACTTGCGGTAGTTGACCTTCGCCCGCAGGAAAATCCGGTCGCCGGCATCCTCCGGCACCCGCAGCCGGTAGTGGACGGTGTCGGCGGCGCCGGGCGGAATCAGACGGACATAGGCGACGGAACGGGTCATCCAGGCGTTGCGCTTGTTGATCGGGTTGCCGTGCGCGTCGAGCTGCAGGCTGCGGTAGAAGTGGGCGCCGGGATCCACCGGCCCGCTGCCGCCGTCGGCCGCCGCGCCGCTGTGCAGCAGCACGCGCCCGGTGTCGTCGACGGCCTCGAACTCCACCCACACGTCGAAAGCGTCGACGGTGCCGCCGGGAAAGAAGTGCCCCACCTTGCGCGTCCGGACCACCACCTCCACCCGGACCGACTCGCCGCGGCGTACGGCGACCGGGGCCAGGTCGAGGGGCGCGATCACCTCGCCGGGCGTCGTCACCACGCCCCCGGCGCCGAAACGGGCCGACTCCTCGCCCACCGCGAACGTGCTCGCCAGCCGCGGCTCGGCGCTCCGCTCGTTCGCCGGTCCCGGCGGCGGGGTCTCGTCCGCCCGCGTGATTCCGAACACGTCCACCGAGATCTGCCCGTCCCGCAGGAAGTCCTGCACGATCCGCAACTGCTCGTCGTCGCCGTTGACGAACGGCAGCGCCGTGTTCGCCCCCGGGAAGCGGTGCGAACGCACGTAGCCGTCGCCGGCGGCCGGATCGTCCGACCGCACCAGCGGCATGTGGCAGTCGTTGCAGGTGAGCGGCCTCTCCGGGTAGTAGAACGAGCGGGCGCCCTGCCCCGACACCCCGGACGCCTGCCAGTTGTCGTACTCGTTGAAGCCGCGGATCCAGCGGTAGCCGTTCACCGGCACGTCCAGGTGCACCTTGTGGCAACTGGAGCAGAACTCGGCGCTGTCCTCGCGATGGAACGGTTTCAGAAAAGTGCGCCGGTGCGGCTCCGGGGCGAGCTCGGTGACCAGATCGTGCGCCCAGCGCAGCAACGGCGCCTCGCTGGCGGCCAGATCGTGCAGCGGCGGGTACTCGACGATGAAGTCCCCCTGCCCCATCGTGCCCCCGACGTGCACGATCGAGTGGCAGGAGGTGCAGCCCAGCCCCGCCTGCGCTTCGGGCGTGTCGATCTGCTCGCGGATCGGCCGGTCGAAGCGGCCGTTGAAGAACACGGCGTGATCGTGGCAGCCGGCGCACCACTTCGACGGCCGCGTGCCCACCACGTCCTGCATGTACTCGATGGAGCGCCGGTACCACTGGTTGTTGAAGGACGAGAAATGGTGCGCTGACGCGTTCCACTGCTCGTAGATGTCCTGGTGGCACCGCCCGCACGTCTCGCTGGTGAGAAAGAAGTCGGCGGGAATCACGTCGCCGGTGTTCGTGCGCGCGGACGAGGGAAAGAAGGGGCTGTCGGGTCCGTCTCCCTCGCCCTCCATGGTCGCCGGCGGCCGCACCGGATTCACGATGCGGTGCGCGTCCCGCCAGCCGGCGTCCCACGTGGCGCGCAGGGCCGGCGTCATCAGCGCCGCCGCCGCCAGCGCCGCGATCCCGCCCCGGATCGCCCACACCGGCGCGGGCGCCGACACCGCCGTACGCCACGCATGCGCACCGACCAGGACCGCGCCCGCCCCTGACGCCGCCACGTGCAGATCGAGCAGCCACTCGTACGGTCGCGTCGCTCCCACCACGAGGACGGCGCAACCGAGCAACAACCCGACCCCGAGAAGACCGAGGCCCGCCGCCGGCAGTCGTCCGAGGGATCGCGCGCGGCGCATGACCCACACGAGGGTCAACGCCGCCAGGGCCAGACCGAGGAGGGGATGCGCCACGACGTTGGCGACGTACGCCAGGGAGGCGCTCGGCGCCGCCGCGAGCCACACCGAATTCAGGATCAGCAGGACGCCACCGGCGACCAGCGCGTTCGACAGGCTCGGCGGCAGCACCGGCCGCGGATGCCTGGCCTTCGCGTTGTCCGCCGATCCGATCTCTCCCGTCAAGAGCAGTCCCCCGTGCTTCTATTGTAGCCGCGGGGACTCGGCCGCCCGGACCGTACGCACGCCCGAGAGCCCGCGGCAACCTCGAGCGCGGCTGCTAAGATGGATTCAGAGGGAGTCGTCATGGCAGCAAGCACAATCACCGAACGCCCCGTGCACCGGGTGGAGAACCTCGTTTCCGACGAGGATCAGCACATCCTCAACATGACGCCGGACGAGGCCCGCCGGCGCCTGCTGGCGGACGACGCGGCCGGGGTGCTCGACATCCGAGGCTCGTTCGCGCTCGTGGCGCGCGACGGCGAGCGCGTCCGCCTGGCCCGCAGCCTCAGCCGGCCCCTGCGGTACTTTCTGGCCAAGGAAGCGGCTGGTCCGCTGCTCGTCGTTGCCGACCGCATCGACGCAATCCACCGCTTTCTGGCCGCCGAGGGCTACGCGAACCAGTTCCACCCGACCTACACGCGGATGGTCCCGGCGCACCACGTGACGGAGATCGCACTGGTCGGCTGCCCCGACCCGAACCCGCGCTACACGCGCTTCTTCACCCCCGCGATGGCCACGCTGCCGGGGGATCTCGACCTCATCGGGCGGCGCTACGTTGAGGCCGCGCTGGCGGAGATTCACACCTGGCTCGACGCCGTTCCGCCGGAGGAACCGCTGGGGGTGCTGTTCTCCGGCGGTCTGGACAGCGGCGCGCTGCTGCTGTGCCTGCACGATGCGCTCCTGCAGCGGCAGGAATCGCCGGCGCGGCTCAAGGCGTTCACGCTGAGCGTGGCAGGCGGCGGCGCGGACGCCGCGCAGGCCCGCCGCTTCCTGCGCGAGACCGGCCTCGAGTTCCTCCTGGAGGAGATCGACGGGCCGGCAGACGGGCTGGACCCGAGAGACGCGGTGAGGGCCATCGAGGACTACAAGCCGCGGGATGTCGAGTGCGCCACCGTCGGGCTGGCGCTGCTGGCCGGGATCCGTGAGCGCTATCCGGCCTGGAGCTGGCTCTTCGACGGAGACGGCGGCGACGAGAACCTGAAGGACTACCCCATCGAGGAGAACGCCGAGCTCACCATCCGCAGCGTCGTGTCCAACCGCATGCTGTACCAGGAGGGCTGGGGCGTGGATGCCATCAAGCACTCGCTGACCTACAGCGGAGGTCTCAGCCGCGGCTGCGTCCGCGGTCACGCGCCCGCCCGGCGGTACGGCTTCCGCCTGGTCAGCCCCTACACCGCGCCCAACGTAGTCGCCGTGGCCGAGGGCATCCCGTTCGACGCGATCAGCGGGGGCTCGCACGAGCGTCTGTACGCCCTGAAGGGCGAGGTGCTGAGCCGCGGCATCCGGCAGGTGCTGGGCCGGGAGCTGCCGGTCTTCGCGAAACGCCGCTTCCAGCACGGCGCGATGGAAAACGAGGCGTTCGATGCACTGTTCTCCGGCGACACGGAGCGTTACCGCGGCTATTTCCTTGCGCAGTATGCGCCGCGCGCCTGATTCGGCGCGGCGCGCGAACGACCGACGCACGACGGGAACGGGTCGCGATGCGGCCGCCGTGCCTGCTGCCGGCGGCAGTACGACCGACTGGATACGCTCGCGGCGGGGTCCGAAGATCGACACCGATCCGGCCCGGCCGATAGCGCATTTTCGGGAAGAGGAACGCCGGCTCGACGGCTCCCGCGCGGTCGTGCTGCACGTGCTGCTCGCAGGCGCCGAGTGCCCCTTCACCTGCATCTACTGCGACCTCTGGCGCCGGACCCTGGACGGACCGACGCCGCCCGGCGCCATTGCGCGGCAGTTGGAAATCTCCCTCCGCGAGACGGGGACGCTGCCGGCGACGTGCGGCGTCAAGCTCTACAACGCGAGCAATTTCTTCGACCCGCGCGCCGTGCCGCCGGGCGACGACGCATCCATCGCGGCCCTCCTGCAGCCGTTCGACCGCGTGACCGTCGAGTGCCACCCGCGGCTGGTCGGGCGGCGCTGCCTGGAGTTCGCGGATCGCATCCCCGGCCGGCTCGAGGTGGCGATAGGCCTGGAGACCGCCGATGCGGCGGCGCTGGCAAGGCTCAACAAGGGAATGACGCTCGACGACTTCGACTCTGCGGCGGCGCGCCTCACGAGCGCCGGCATCGGCCTGCGGACGTTCGTACTGCTGCCGGCGCCCTTCGTACCGGTGGCGCGGGCAGTCGAATCGGCCCTCGACGCGGTGCGCCACGCGGTCGACCGGGGCGCCCGGCACGTCACCCTGATTCCGAGCCGCGACGGCAACGGCGCCATGGACGAGCTCCGCGAGCAGGGGCTGTGGACGCCGCCGGGGCTGGACATGATCGAGGAGGTGACGGAAGGCTGCGCCCGTATCTCGGGCGCCGTGGTCACGGTGGACCTCTGGGACATCGACCGCTGCCTGCCGTGCCGGCCCTGCCGGCCCGCACACCTCGTCCGGCTGCGGCGTTTCAACCTCACGGGTAGTCCGGGTCCACCCGTCCGCTGCGGGGCATGCGCGTCGTCGTCGTAGGCTCCGGCTTCGCCGGCTCGATACTGGCGCGCGTCGCCCGCGTGGCCGGCCACGACGTCACCCTCGTGGAACGGGGCTCGCACCCGCGGTTCGCGCTCGGCGAATCGTCGACGCCGCTGGCCGCCATCGCCCTCGAGCGGCTGGCCGCCCGCTACGGGCTGGACGACCTGCACGCCCTCGCCGCCTGCGGCCGGTGGTCGGCGCGCGTGCCCGAGCTGCGGCGGGGACTCAAGCGCGGCTTCACCTTCTACAGGCACGCCCGGGGGCGTGGTTTCGAGAACGACGAGTCCAACCGCAACCGCCTGCTCGTGGCGGCCAGCCCGGACGACGCCGTGGCGGACGCGCAGTGGCTGCGGGAAGACGTCGATGCCTTCCTGGTCCGGCGCGCGGAGGCCGCGGGGGTACGGTACCTGGACCGCACCGTCCTCGACGGGCTGGAGCGCCGGGCCGGCCGGTTCCATCCCCGCGGGGCGCGGCGGGGCGCCGCCGTGCGCCTGGAAGCCGATCTGATCGTGGACGCCTCGGGGCCCGGCGGTTTCCTCGCCCGGCAACTCGGGCTGGAGACGGCCCTGCCGCGCGGCACACTCCGCACGGGCCTGGTCTACGGCCACTTCCGGGGCGTGCAGCCGCTGCGCCGCGTCGCCGGCGCCGGCGCGGCGTTCCCGGCCGGTCCCTACCCCGACGAGCTGGCCGCCGTCCATCATCTCCTCCACGAGGGTTGGATGTACGAGCTGACGTTCGACCACGGCGTGGTCAGCGCCGGATTCGTCATCGAGGGCGCGGCGGCCTGGCGGTCGATCGCCGAACGCCCTCCCGCCGACGCGTTCCGCGCACTCACGCGGCGCTACCCGTCCCTCGCCGCGCAGTACGAAGCGGCTGCCCCGGTGCGCCCCGTGGCCGCGACGGCGCACCTGCAGCGCAGGTTGTCGCGCGCGGCGGGCGAAGGCTGGGCGCTGCTGCCGCACGTCCTCCAGTTCTGGAGCCCGCTCTTCTCCACCGGCATCGCGTGGAGCCTGCTCGGCGTCGAGCGTCTCGGCCTGCTCCTCGAGAGCGCCGCGGGACCCTCGGCGGCCGGAGACGACCGGCTGACCGCCGGCCTCGAGCGCTACGACACCCTGCTCCGCGCCGAGGCGGACCACCTGCGCCGCCTGATCGAGCCCGCCTACCGCCGGCGGGACAACTTCGAGGCGTTCGACGCCTGGGTCCAGGTCTACTTCGCGGCGGCCAGCTACAACGAGGCGCGCCAGCGCCTGTGTTCCGCGCCGCGGGAATGCGGCGGAGAATGGGCCTGGTCCGGCTTCCTCGGCGCCACCGATCCCGTGCTCGCACGCATCGTCACGGAAGCGGACCGGTTCCCGGACCAGGGGCCGCGGGAGCCGCTCATTCACGCCGTGCGCAACCTGATCGCACCGCGCAACCTCGCGGGCCTGGCCGACCCGGCCCGCCGGCGGCTCTACCCGGTCGACCTGGAGGCGCTCGTCGCGGCCGCCGGCCTCCTGGGACTGACTTCCGACGAGATGCGCGCCAGGCTCCCGCTACTGCGGGGCGAACCGGGCGCCGGAGATTGAAGCAGGGGACGCTCGGTTGCGATAATGATGTCGAGGGTCGGTGCCCCCGCAACCATGCCACGCCGCAGCCGACGGCGCTCTCCCGTCCGTGGCGTCTTCGCCGTCATGCTTCTTGCGTACGGCGTCGCGGCGCCGGACCGCGCCCGCGGCGCGGCGGCAACGCCCGCGGCTGGCGCATCGGCTGAGGCCCAGACGGCCGCGGCTGCGCCCGCGGCGGTCACGCCGACCTTCGCGGACGACATCTCCCCGCTGATCATCGAGCATTGCGCGCCGTGCCACCGGCCGGGCGAGGTGGGACCGTTTCCGCTGCTGACGTACGACGACGCGCGGCGCCGGGCGCGGCAGATCGCCGAGGTGACGGCCAGCCGCTTCATGCCCCCGTGGAAGCCGGACCCCGGGTTCGGCGGCCCCTTCATCGGCTCCCGCCGGCTCTCGGACGGTGATGTCGCCCTGTTCCGGCGCTGGGCCGAGGCGGGAGCGCCCGCGGGCGATCCGAGCCGCGTGCCGCCGCAGCCGGACTGGCCCGAGGGATGGCGGCTCGGCACGCCCGACGTGATCGTCACGATGCCGGCGCCGTACTCGGTACCGGCCGACGGCCCCGACACGTTTCGCAACTTCGTTCTGCCGATACCCATCGAGCGCACCGCCTTCGTCGCCGGCATCGAGTTCCGGCCCGGCAACGCCCGGGTGGCGCACCACGCGAACCTGCGCCTCGATCGGACGCGCTCGTCCCGGCAGCTCGACGAGCAGGACCCGGCGCCCGGCTACGAGGGACCCATCAGCCCGCAGGCGCACTATCCCGACGGGCACTTCCTGGGCTGGACCCCGGGCCAGCTTCCGCCGCTGGCCGAGCCGGGGATGGCCTGGCGCCTGGAACCGGGCAGCGACTTCGTCATCCAGCTCCACATGCAGTCCACCGGCCGGCCGGAGTCGATCCGGGCCAGCGTCGGCCTCTACTTCACCGACGACCCGCCGGTGCGCACCCCGATGATGATGCGCCTCGGCCGCCAGAGCATCGACATGCCGCCCGGCGAGCGACGCTACGTCATCCGCGACCGGTTCAGGCTGCCGGTCGGCGCCGAGCTGATCGGCATCCAGCCGCACGCGCATTTTCGCGCCACGGAGATCAACGGCTCCGCCACGTTCCCGGACGGCCGGACGGAGCCGCTGATTCGCATCTCCGACTGGGACTTCAACTGGCAGGACGTCTACCGCTACCGGACGCGCCCGTTTCTGCCGGCCGGCACGACCGTGGCGATGGAGTATGTCTACGACAACTCCGCCGCCAATCCGCGCAACCCGGACCATCCACCGCGGCGGGTCCGGTTCGGGCAGTTCTCCAACGACGAGATGGGCGACCTGTGGCTGCAACTGCTGCCGCGTTCGGAGGCGGATCGCCAGGTCCTCGTCCGGACCTTCATGCCGAAGGTGATCAACGAGGACATCGTCGGCTACGAGTCGATGCTCGCCGCCGATCCGGACAACCCGGTGCTCCATCGGGACGTGGCGGTGTTGTACATGACCGCCGACCGCACCGCGGCCGCGATCCGCCACTATCGGCGATCGCTCGAGCTGGACCCGGCGTCGGCGACCGCGCACTACAACCTGGCGACGCTGCTCGCGGCGAGCGGGGCGCTCGATGAAGCGCTGCGCCACTTCCGCCGCGCGGTCGCCCTGCGCCCCACGCACGCGGCCGCGCACAACAACCTCGGGGCGGTCCTGAAGGCGCTCGGCCGGCTCGCCGAGGCGACACCCTACTTCGAGCGCGCGGTGGCCCTGGACGCCGGCAACGCCGCGGCGCACAACAACTTCGCCAGCGCGCTGGCGTCGACCGGCAGACCCGCCGACGCCATGCGGCACTACCGTCTCGCGCTGGCGTTGGAACCGGACGGAATCGAGTCGCTGACTTCCCTCGCCTGGACCCTCGCCACCGACGCCGACGCGGGCTTGCGCGCGCCCGCCGAGGCGGTCGCGCTCGCCGAACGCGCGGCAGCGCTCACCGGCCGGCGAGACGTCAACGTGCAGGCCACGCTGGCCGCCGCCTACGCCGCGGCGGACCGCTTCGACGACGCGGCGGCGGCGCAGCGACAGGCCATCGCGCTCGCCGAGCGGATTGCGGGCCCCGCCGTGATGCTGGAGCTGCAACGCCGCCTCGCGCTCTACCTGCAACGACAACCGCTGCGGCCGATGCGATGAGACGGACCTGCGGCGCCGCGCACGGACCGATCGCCCTGCGAGCCGCCGCGGCGGCGCTCGTCGCCTCGGGCATGCTTCCCGCCGCGGCCGGCGCCACCGGGGGGAGCACCGGAACGGCCGAACAAACCGGCGCGCCGGTGACGTTCAACCGCGACGTCGCCCCGATCCTCCAGGCCCACTGTGCGGGCTGCCACCGCCCCGGCGGCATCGGTCCGTTCAGCCTGACGACCTATGACGAGGTCCGCGAGCGGGCGCCCCGGATTGCCGCGGCCACCTCGGAACGACGGATGCCGCCCTGGAAGCCGGTCCCGGGCCACGGCCGCTTTCACAACGAACGGCGACTGGCGGAAGCCGAGATCGCCCTGCTCGCCGGGTGGGCGGCCGCCGGCGCGCCGGCGGGCGACCCGGCCGATCGCCCCATGCCGCCCGCGGCCGGCGGCGACTGGCAGCTCGGGACGCCCGATCTCATCGTGACCATGGAGACGCCGTTCACGCTACCCGCCGGCCGTACCGACATCTATCGAAACTTCGTGCTCCCGGCGGAGCTGGACTCCCGCCGCTGGGTGCGGGCGGTCGAGCTGCGGCCGGGCGCCGGCGGCGGTCGCGTGATCCACCACGCCCGCATCCTGCTCGACGGAACCGGCGGCGCCCGCGCCCTCGACGCCGAGGACGAAGAGCCGGGCTACGACGGGCTCATGCTCGACCACGCGCGGTTCCCCGCCGGGCACTTCCTGGGCTGGGCGCCCGGCAAGACCCCGGTGGAG
Coding sequences within:
- a CDS encoding CRTAC1 family protein produces the protein MIRTLPPRPVFRAAFGAVAIVLAAAAGCGGPAGEESPDAASGPDTPRAETAADARVAPIVFTDVTAEAGIRFTHNTGAFGEKYLPETLGAGAVWLDADGDERQDLLLINSTDWPGRGDGTPPALYRNDGGWSFTDVTRGSGLDSPIYGIGGAAADYDNDGHVDLYLAALGPNRLYRGSGDGTFTDVTAAAGVGDPGFSTSALWLDYDGDGHLDLFVANYVEWTAETDLFCTLDGETKSYCTPESYAGQSATLYRNRGDGTFEDVTAAAGVAAPSAKALGVVMFDSDADGWMDLFVANDTQPNQLFRNRGDGTFEDIAVTAAVAFSETGVARAGMGADAADYDDSGLPGLVIGNFSNEMLALYHNEGNGLFIDDAPRSPLGRATLLTLTFGCFFFDVDLDGRLDILAANGHVADDVGRVQTRVSHAQRPQLFRNLGGGRFEEVTGAGEGFDAPLVGRGAAYADADGDGDLDVVITANGGAPRLLRNDTAAGNVLRVRLVGTAANRDGVGARVEVTTGGRTRWRRVRTGSSYASQSELPVSLGLGAATQVEAVRVAWPGGRVDETGPLEANQRITIEEGAGIVAATPIER
- a CDS encoding tetratricopeptide repeat protein encodes the protein MSNALVAGGVLLILNSVWLAAAPSASLAYVANVVAHPLLGLALAALTLVWVMRRARSLGRLPAAGLGLLGVGLLLGCAVLVVGATRPYEWLLDLHVAASGAGAVLVGAHAWRTAVSAPAPVWAIRGGIAALAAAALMTPALRATWDAGWRDAHRIVNPVRPPATMEGEGDGPDSPFFPSSARTNTGDVIPADFFLTSETCGRCHQDIYEQWNASAHHFSSFNNQWYRRSIEYMQDVVGTRPSKWCAGCHDHAVFFNGRFDRPIREQIDTPEAQAGLGCTSCHSIVHVGGTMGQGDFIVEYPPLHDLAASEAPLLRWAHDLVTELAPEPHRRTFLKPFHREDSAEFCSSCHKVHLDVPVNGYRWIRGFNEYDNWQASGVSGQGARSFYYPERPLTCNDCHMPLVRSDDPAAGDGYVRSHRFPGANTALPFVNGDDEQLRIVQDFLRDGQISVDVFGITRADETPPPGPANERSAEPRLASTFAVGEESARFGAGGVVTTPGEVIAPLDLAPVAVRRGESVRVEVVVRTRKVGHFFPGGTVDAFDVWVEFEAVDDTGRVLLHSGAAADGGSGPVDPGAHFYRSLQLDAHGNPINKRNAWMTRSVAYVRLIPPGAADTVHYRLRVPEDAGDRIFLRAKVNYRKFAWWNTQWAFAGVRDAKAAPATADYDDAEWRFTGDTSDVSGGIKAIPDIPTTVMAEAEASLEVIEADVALPEVPRVEAPSLRERWNDYGIGLLLQGDLRGAEAAFRTVMEIEPEYPDGPVNVARARLQEGDVETAVPLLERALELSPGLARAHYFLGTALRALGRYDEALAEFEAARAQYPRDRVVLNQIGRIHFLERRFDDAVAVLEEVLRIDPEDLQAHYNLMLSHQGAGRPEEAARERALYERFKADEAAQAITGPFRRASPEDNNERQAIHEHGAPARPAY
- a CDS encoding asparagine synthetase B family protein translates to MAASTITERPVHRVENLVSDEDQHILNMTPDEARRRLLADDAAGVLDIRGSFALVARDGERVRLARSLSRPLRYFLAKEAAGPLLVVADRIDAIHRFLAAEGYANQFHPTYTRMVPAHHVTEIALVGCPDPNPRYTRFFTPAMATLPGDLDLIGRRYVEAALAEIHTWLDAVPPEEPLGVLFSGGLDSGALLLCLHDALLQRQESPARLKAFTLSVAGGGADAAQARRFLRETGLEFLLEEIDGPADGLDPRDAVRAIEDYKPRDVECATVGLALLAGIRERYPAWSWLFDGDGGDENLKDYPIEENAELTIRSVVSNRMLYQEGWGVDAIKHSLTYSGGLSRGCVRGHAPARRYGFRLVSPYTAPNVVAVAEGIPFDAISGGSHERLYALKGEVLSRGIRQVLGRELPVFAKRRFQHGAMENEAFDALFSGDTERYRGYFLAQYAPRA
- a CDS encoding radical SAM protein, which encodes MPAAGGSTTDWIRSRRGPKIDTDPARPIAHFREEERRLDGSRAVVLHVLLAGAECPFTCIYCDLWRRTLDGPTPPGAIARQLEISLRETGTLPATCGVKLYNASNFFDPRAVPPGDDASIAALLQPFDRVTVECHPRLVGRRCLEFADRIPGRLEVAIGLETADAAALARLNKGMTLDDFDSAAARLTSAGIGLRTFVLLPAPFVPVARAVESALDAVRHAVDRGARHVTLIPSRDGNGAMDELREQGLWTPPGLDMIEEVTEGCARISGAVVTVDLWDIDRCLPCRPCRPAHLVRLRRFNLTGSPGPPVRCGACASSS
- a CDS encoding tetratricopeptide repeat protein, translating into MLLAYGVAAPDRARGAAATPAAGASAEAQTAAAAPAAVTPTFADDISPLIIEHCAPCHRPGEVGPFPLLTYDDARRRARQIAEVTASRFMPPWKPDPGFGGPFIGSRRLSDGDVALFRRWAEAGAPAGDPSRVPPQPDWPEGWRLGTPDVIVTMPAPYSVPADGPDTFRNFVLPIPIERTAFVAGIEFRPGNARVAHHANLRLDRTRSSRQLDEQDPAPGYEGPISPQAHYPDGHFLGWTPGQLPPLAEPGMAWRLEPGSDFVIQLHMQSTGRPESIRASVGLYFTDDPPVRTPMMMRLGRQSIDMPPGERRYVIRDRFRLPVGAELIGIQPHAHFRATEINGSATFPDGRTEPLIRISDWDFNWQDVYRYRTRPFLPAGTTVAMEYVYDNSAANPRNPDHPPRRVRFGQFSNDEMGDLWLQLLPRSEADRQVLVRTFMPKVINEDIVGYESMLAADPDNPVLHRDVAVLYMTADRTAAAIRHYRRSLELDPASATAHYNLATLLAASGALDEALRHFRRAVALRPTHAAAHNNLGAVLKALGRLAEATPYFERAVALDAGNAAAHNNFASALASTGRPADAMRHYRLALALEPDGIESLTSLAWTLATDADAGLRAPAEAVALAERAAALTGRRDVNVQATLAAAYAAADRFDDAAAAQRQAIALAERIAGPAVMLELQRRLALYLQRQPLRPMR